Proteins encoded by one window of Haematobia irritans isolate KBUSLIRL chromosome 2, ASM5000362v1, whole genome shotgun sequence:
- the ninaD gene encoding neither inactivation nor afterpotential D yields the protein MCSIPVATRLKFMCCRCCSKTQQKIWVFGISAIFLILGLMGLLWWPGFADRTTFKMLQLKPNGRVYNMWAEPPVPVYLAMYLYNWTNPKDVRVAGVKPNFERVGPYVFREEKVKNNITWYPNNTVSFMPQRTWFFEPTMSGGTLEDLVTCPHLPTLAASHMARDFPKFIKIFFNIALNNNGGSLYQTHTADEWIFKGFYDEFLDYAMKLNNSMTGNIKDNHFAWLLHRNGSKSFEGIFTINTGVEDLRELGELKFWNGKNHTGFFEGECGRINGSTSDLFVPNRGPEEWITIYMKDTCRIINLVPSGTEVIEGIEAIRYETKPDTYDSGDLNPDMKCYCPPELQPDNCPKHGVTDIRTCSEGAPMFMSHPGFLYADPSYANTTTGTKADPEKDVFYIVLEPKMGVPLDVNAAIQISLFIEPDSDITLLKGIPSFYAPLFTINSIAKITPELAKEVKLALNLPYIGYYVGVGLLSCGCLILSIGLYVNFTKRWYEPIEDERTIIAANK from the exons ATGTGCTGTCGTTGTTGTTCGAAGACACAACAAAAAATATGGGTCTTTGGCATTAGTGCAATATTCTTGATCCTGGGATTAATGGGTCTGCTATGGTGGCCTGGATTTGCCGATAGAACTACGTTtaag ATGCTGCAATTAAAACCCAATGGCCGTGTTTATAATATGTGGGCTGAACCTCCTGTTCCTGTGTACTTGGCTATGTATCTTTACAATTGGACCAATCCCAAGGATGTTCGTGTCGCCGGTGTAAAACCCAATTTTGAAAGAGTTGGTCCCTATGTTTTCCGTGAGgagaaagtgaaaaataatataaCCTGGTATCCCAATAACACTGTCTCATTTATGCCACAGAGAACATGGTTTTTTGAACCTACCATGTCTGGTGGCACGCTCGAGGATTTGGTTACCTGTCCACATCTACCAACACTT GCTGCTTCCCATATGGCTcgtgattttcccaaatttattaaaatatttttcaatattgccCTAAATAACAATGGAGGAAGTCTCTATCAAACACACACTGCCGATGAATGGATATTTAAGGGATTCTATGATGAGTTCTTGGATTATGCCATGAAACTGAATAACTCGATGACGGGAAATATAAAAGATAATCATTTCGCTTGGCTTTTACATCGTAATGGCTCCAAAAGTTTTGAAGGCATATTCACCATCAATACAGGAGTTGAAGACCTTAGGGAATTGGGCGAATTGAAGTTCTGGAATGGTAAAAATCATACAGGATTCTTTGAAGGAGAATGTGGTCGTATAAATGGTAGCACTTCCGATTTGTTCGTACCCAATAGAGGTCCCGAAGAATGGATTACCATATATATGAAAGATACTTGCCGCATTATCAATTTGGTGCCTTCTGGAACAGAGGTCATTGAGGGCATCGAAGCTATACGCTATGAGACAAAGCCCGATACCTATGATAGTGGAGATTTAAATCCAGATATGAAATGTTATTGTCCGCCTGAGTTGCAACCTGACAACTGTCCCAAACATGGTGTCACAGATATACGCACATGTTCCGAAGGGGCTCCTATGTTTATGTCACATCCAGGATTTCTGTATGCCGACCCAAGTTATGCGAATACCACTACGGGTACAAAAGCAGATCCAGAGAAGGATGTTTTCTATATAGTATTGGAGCCGAAAATGGGTGTACCTTTAGATGTGAACGCAGccatacaaattagtttgttcatCGAACCAGATAGTGATATAAC GTTACTTAAGGGTATTCCTTCATTCTATGCCCCACTTTTTACCATTAATAGTATTGCCAAAATAACACCAgaacttgccaaagaggttaaG CTTGCTTTAAATCTCCCCTATATTGGTTATTATGTTGGCGTGGGTTTACTTTCATGCGGATGCTTAATATTGAGCATTGGTCTTTATGTTAATTTCACCAAACGATGGTATGAACCCATCGAAGATGAACGAACAATAATTGCTGCAAATAAATAG